In the Candidatus Poribacteria bacterium genome, GTTTTCCACCACCTTATGGGCGATTCGGCAGCTTTCGATGACCTCCTCTGCTTTTGCAGCGTGGTCGCCCTCACAATATCCGACCACATGCAGTATCTCAGGTCTAAGGGACATCTGAAGCATAACTGAGGAGGCGAGCTGCCCCTTCGCCATATCCAGATCCGACGGGAAGCTCATCAATCCCGCCCTCGTCTCACGATGCACCGTGAAATCATCCTCCTCGAGCGCCTCCACCATCTCCACGGCGGCCAGCATCTTCGCCAGATCCATCTTAAAGGAGAGGCCGGGTGGGGTGTTAAACATCAACTGCATGACATAATCCCTGACGCCTAACCTTTTAGCTATGTAGGCGCTGAGGAATGAATCGGCCACATATACAGCATCATGTGCACCTCTGAGCGTCCAATGGTGTGGATCATTCACTTCGACCGGAATCCCCCTTTCAGCATGCCATCTTATCGCCTCCATATGTGCCCTTATGGACTCCTCCAGTTCCATCGGCCCTCTGCGATCGATTCTGTTGAACCAGAATATGGGTATGGCGGCGAAGCAGTTGTTTATGGTATCGAGGAATATACGGGCCATCTCCACAAGATCGCTCGTTCCGGCGTAGATCCTCAAAAGGGGATAATTTCCGCATCTGGAGGCCTCATAGAGCATCCTGAGCTGCTCTACATTCCTTATCGGCACACCTCCCGCTCCTCTACGCGATGGATCCTGTCGTTCGGGATGTAGGAAGTTCTCCTGAGCATCCTGATCGGGCGCTATCGAGATGATATCCAGAACCTCCGACTCAGCAATGCGTTTGATTCCCTCAAGTGTCTCCTGGAAGGACGGAAGGCCGAAATGATGTCTGATAAGGGGATATGGATACCTCTGGGCGATCCTGCCCAAGAGGGTGGAGGCATGGTACCTCCTTACCATACGGCTCCTTTCACCTCGGAGAAAGGAGAGAACATCCTCCAGGTTCGTATTTCCCCCGAAGACGACGTCGAAGAAATGCATGTTTCTGGCTATTTGGGCCACAGGCTCAGTCCCACCGAAGACATATATCCTGTTCTCCCTTAACCTCTTCCCCTCGATAATCTGGGCTAATCTCCTCAGCCAGATCTCTCCCGTTTCGGGACTGAGTCTGTAGCTTATGGCCACAATAGCGGGGTTGGTATCCTCTATCTTCTCCGCCACCCTTTCAGGTTTTACGGCGGCGCCTATGAAGATAGTCCGATATCCCTCCTCTCTTGCCAGCTGGAGGAAAGAGAGGATTCCCGCCACGTGCACACACTCCCCTAAGCACGCTCCCAGTATAAGTCTCCCTTCGGGCATAGTATCCCCCCTTTCATATCAGGATTTGTCGAGGGCTAGGCAGTAGCCGTGACGTAAGGCTTTTCGCCTTGAGGGAGCACGAGTTTGAAAGAGGTTACGGCATCAGGCCCTTCCAGGGCGAGGCGTCTTATCTCCCGGATGGAAAGTCCCTTCAGGCCGAGGGTCTCGGCCGTCCTACCCATCTCCCAATAATTCACGCCATGCACGATACAAGCGAGATGAACGATGGAGCGGATGGTAGGGGTTGGAACCTGCAACATCTCCCCTATCGAGGCCAGGGGGACAAGGCTTGTGGGGACATCCTCGGTGATGTATCTGTGGTTCAGGGTATCCGGTGCAGATATCCCCTCGTAGGCCGAATTTTTTCGCAGCGCGTCGTAAAGCGTTCTACCCGCTACGTCATACGCCAGATAAAGCCACTCCCTGGCCGTGTAGGTTCTCACACCCAGCGCTGCGGCCACTGCGACTCGTTCTCTGTCTATCTCCTCAAGCACACGAGCTACAGATGGTGTTACCCCCTCGGTGTAGTAGTCGAATTTCTCCCTGAGCTCGACCCTTGGCGTGTTAAGGAGCAGAAGAGCCGGGTGGAAAACGGCGCCTATGTTGTTGAAGCTGGTGTTGAGCACCGTATCGGCGGGGACGAACTGCGGGAAAGCTTTTCTGACAACCCTTAAGACTTGAGGAGTTAGATAAGCCGGCAAAGCGGCCAGCGGAACGCTATTTTTTATCCTTCTTATCATCACCCTATAGGGGTTTACGGTCCGGGAAGCGTAGAGGAAAGTTTGGGCCTCCGCTATTATAACACCCTCGGATGCCTCAAACCTCTCCAGGATGTTGACGAACTCCAGCGCTCCGCCAGTTCTACCAGGGTTGAGGATGACGATTTGATTCGGATTTAGATAGGGCGCCGATATCCTGGCTATGTAGCCGTGACCTGTGGCGGGGATCGCCACCATTACGACGTCCGATTCCGACAACGCCTCTTCTACATCGGCTGTGGCGGTCCTGATTCTACCGAAACCCTCAATCGCTCCCATGACCTCGATTCCACCTCGTTTCCTCACCCCTTCTAATCTCTCCTCGCTTCGGTTCCAAAGGATGACGTCGAATCCCATAATCGCCAGATGGCCGGCCATCGCCAGGCCGCCGTTTCCCGCTCCCATAACGCAAAACCTCGGCGACCGCCTCAAACGGCATCACCTCCCTGTATTATGTTTTATCTCCTAAACCCTAGCGGCAGGAAGAAACATAGCTGAGAATTACGATAACCGAACTTCGGCTGGTCTCTTTTATTTTAACGACAAAATGAGCTTATGTCAAGTATCCCCCACATTCCTTTGTGCAAATGCCCTTGACGTATACACCGACATAATCGTATACTACTGACGTGCATCGAGGCACGGTAAATGTAAAGCTCAGCAGGAGCAGGATGTTCGTTGATCCGGATACCCTGTTCCTGCGAAATCAACCAAGGGGGGAGAATCATGAGGAAGATCAACATTCTTATCATCCTGGCGGTATTTACGATATGTGCCCTCGCATCGGCGCACGAACCGGGTTATGTCTATGAGGCGATGAGGACGAAAAGCCCTCCTAAGATCGATGGCAAGCTGGACGATATCGTCTGGAAGCTCGCACCGAGTGTGAGGCTGGAGAACATAAACACAGGGGGGAAGGTGAAGGAGGAGTATGTCAGCCTAGCATGGGCGGTATACGACGACACCTACATCTACGTCGCCTTCAAGAACGGAGAGCCGAATCCGAAGAAGATCACGACCGCTTCTCCGGGACACGATAAGAACGTTTGGAAGGACGATGAGAACGAACTCTTCATCGAGCCAAACCATGCCGGATCAAAACCTTATTTCCACATCATGATAAACGCAGCCAACGTGACGCAGGACGATGAAAACGGTGGAGCGGAAAGCGCATGGGAGCCGAAGAGCTTGGAGAGCGCCACCTCCATAGGGGATACCTACTGGGTGCTGGAGCTGAAGATAGCCTTCACAGACCTCAAGGTGAATGAGACACCGGTTGGCAAGACATGGGGATGGAATTTCAACAGACATATCGTCTCCGGGGTGGATATCTGGACGGGATGGAGCGAGACAGGTCCCTCTTTCCACACGCCATCAAGGTTCGGCGATCTGATCTTCAGCGAAAAGGCGCTGAGCGTTTCCTCAAAGGATAAACTCGCCACATTATGGGGTGAGATAAAGATTAATCGCCGATAATCAATGAGAGACACAATCAGGGGGCGCGAACCACAGCGCCCCTTGAAGGGTGATCTCGCTGGAAGATCTTCTCCTACCCTGTGACCCCCTCCCACCTCTAATATTGCGTTACTTGCGTGCTCTTTCTTTCACGCAACGAACGCAATAACGCATAACGCGGGAACGCAAGATGGTGTACACAGACTGCCTTTCATCCCACCCTTAAAAGGATGGGCTTTCCCGGCGGCTCTCGTAAATCTACATAGGGAATTTCTGTATGTTCCAGGGCAAAATTGCAATTTCCTCGCCCTTTATGATATAATGAAGCCGTAGAAACCAAGAGATTTAAAGGCAAACGCATGTTCATCACCTTCGAGGGAATAGAAGGTTCAGGTAAATCCACACAGGCCAAGTTACTGGTCGAATATCTCAGGGGAAAGGGATTAAACGTAATCCTGACTCGCGAGCCAGGGGGGGTGGAGCTTTCGGAGAGGATACGATCCATACTGATAGAGACGGGCCTGGATATATCCCCCCGAGCGGAGCTATTGCTGTTTTTGGCCTCACGGGCACAGCACACTGACGAGCTGATCCGCCCTTCCCTACAGAAGGGACATATAGTGGTGTGTGATAGGTATATCGATGCATCGGTGGCATATCAAGGCTACGGGAGGGGATTATCTATCGAGATGATAAAAAGGCTCAACGACTGGGCCACGGGCGGAATTCGGCCGAACCTGACGGTTCTCCTAGACCTGTCTCCCGAAGAGGGATTGAAAAGGGTGAGGACATCGAAAAAAACGGACAGAATTGAGGGAGAGAATTTGGAGTTTCACAGGCGGGTCAGAGAAGGATATCTGGAGATAGCCCGATCCGATCCCGATAGGTTTCTCGTTCTGGATGCTACCAGGAGCATGGAGGAAATCCAACGCTTCATAAGGGAGGCGGTCGAGGCGTGTTTAAAGACGTCATAGGACATGGAAGAATAATAGAGATGTTAAGGTCACAGATCAGGGCGGGGAAGGTGGCAGGCGCCTATCTCTTCGCCGGTCCGGAGGGAGTCGGCAAACGCCTCGTAGCCGTGACCTTCGCCAAGGCCCTGAACTGCCTCCAGCTTCCCGATGATTCGTGCGATTCCTGTATCTCCTGCAGGAAGGTAGATGATGGCAACCATCCTGACGTCCAGGTGATAAAGCCGTCCGGCAACTGGCTGAAGATAGATCAGATAAGGGCGATGCAGAGGCGAGCCTCCTTCAGGGCGATGGAGGGGAGGTATAAGGTCTTTATTCTGTTAAAGGCTGATAGGATGACCGATGAGGCGGCGAACAGCATGCTCAAAACCCTTGAGGAGCCCCCCTCGGATACGGTCTTCATATTGGTGGCGACGGACATGAGCATGATCCTGCCCACCATTCTCTCCAGATGCCAACTGTTCAGATTCCACCGTATACCTCGCGAGACGATCAGTAAGGCCCTTCAGGAGAGGTTTCTGATCGGCGAGGCGACGGCCTCCAGGATAGCGCTTCTATGTGGGGGTAGGATCGAGAAAGCTCTAAAAATGGCTGAAAATCCCGGTTCGATCGAGGATGAGGAGATCCCCAAGGTGCTCAGGGGAATGGAGATTTTAGAGATCTTTAAGATGGCCGATGAGCTGAGCTCCAACCCCGAAAAGCTGGACTGGTTGCTTACGTGGTACAGGGATCTGATGCTCGTCAAAGAGGGGGTCACGTCTGATAAGCTCACCCACCCGGAAAGCTGGGAGGAGCTGAAGGAGATCTCCAAGAAGATCCCCAGAGGACGCATATTGGAAGCGATGCGAGAGATTATGCTCACCCGCGACATGATCCAACATAACATCAACGCCATGCTCGCCATGGAGGTCCTATGTCTCAGGCTGAGGGGGATAGGGGATGTTTAAAAGGAATGAGGGGATAAAGATAGCCAAGATAAGGGTGCCTGAGGAATACTCGACCTATTTCGAAATCGGTGAGTGTGAAGTGCACGTGGGAAACTGGTATGTCGTTGAAAGCCCCTATGGGGGAGATGTCGGGGAGGCGCTCT is a window encoding:
- a CDS encoding cobalamin B12-binding domain-containing protein gives rise to the protein MPEGRLILGACLGECVHVAGILSFLQLAREEGYRTIFIGAAVKPERVAEKIEDTNPAIVAISYRLSPETGEIWLRRLAQIIEGKRLRENRIYVFGGTEPVAQIARNMHFFDVVFGGNTNLEDVLSFLRGERSRMVRRYHASTLLGRIAQRYPYPLIRHHFGLPSFQETLEGIKRIAESEVLDIISIAPDQDAQENFLHPERQDPSRRGAGGVPIRNVEQLRMLYEASRCGNYPLLRIYAGTSDLVEMARIFLDTINNCFAAIPIFWFNRIDRRGPMELEESIRAHMEAIRWHAERGIPVEVNDPHHWTLRGAHDAVYVADSFLSAYIAKRLGVRDYVMQLMFNTPPGLSFKMDLAKMLAAVEMVEALEEDDFTVHRETRAGLMSFPSDLDMAKGQLASSVMLQMSLRPEILHVVGYCEGDHAAKAEEVIESCRIAHKVVENAINGMPEMTLDPDVQRRKEELKAEAKVILGAIKRLGEERCDDPFTDPKNLADAVRTGILDAPQILPSKDTRGSVLTKIIDGACYAVDENGNILSEKERVGIIWKEIKIEDIMSSSRYTVG
- a CDS encoding NAD/NADP octopine/nopaline dehydrogenase family protein, producing the protein MGAGNGGLAMAGHLAIMGFDVILWNRSEERLEGVRKRGGIEVMGAIEGFGRIRTATADVEEALSESDVVMVAIPATGHGYIARISAPYLNPNQIVILNPGRTGGALEFVNILERFEASEGVIIAEAQTFLYASRTVNPYRVMIRRIKNSVPLAALPAYLTPQVLRVVRKAFPQFVPADTVLNTSFNNIGAVFHPALLLLNTPRVELREKFDYYTEGVTPSVARVLEEIDRERVAVAAALGVRTYTAREWLYLAYDVAGRTLYDALRKNSAYEGISAPDTLNHRYITEDVPTSLVPLASIGEMLQVPTPTIRSIVHLACIVHGVNYWEMGRTAETLGLKGLSIREIRRLALEGPDAVTSFKLVLPQGEKPYVTATA
- a CDS encoding dTMP kinase — encoded protein: MFITFEGIEGSGKSTQAKLLVEYLRGKGLNVILTREPGGVELSERIRSILIETGLDISPRAELLLFLASRAQHTDELIRPSLQKGHIVVCDRYIDASVAYQGYGRGLSIEMIKRLNDWATGGIRPNLTVLLDLSPEEGLKRVRTSKKTDRIEGENLEFHRRVREGYLEIARSDPDRFLVLDATRSMEEIQRFIREAVEACLKTS
- the holB gene encoding DNA polymerase III subunit delta' — protein: MFKDVIGHGRIIEMLRSQIRAGKVAGAYLFAGPEGVGKRLVAVTFAKALNCLQLPDDSCDSCISCRKVDDGNHPDVQVIKPSGNWLKIDQIRAMQRRASFRAMEGRYKVFILLKADRMTDEAANSMLKTLEEPPSDTVFILVATDMSMILPTILSRCQLFRFHRIPRETISKALQERFLIGEATASRIALLCGGRIEKALKMAENPGSIEDEEIPKVLRGMEILEIFKMADELSSNPEKLDWLLTWYRDLMLVKEGVTSDKLTHPESWEELKEISKKIPRGRILEAMREIMLTRDMIQHNINAMLAMEVLCLRLRGIGDV